AAATctctttaaaacatttaaaatttctaaatacgATTGTTTTGTACGATCGGTCATTAATACGAAAACAACTGGATAAGTTGTTTGGTTATAACAGACGTGTATGGTATATAACAGTGAAAACCAGTGGAACTGTAGTAACAGCTTCACTAATTAAATTCCTTGTGGACACTTGATTACGTTTTGCATCacctttaattttttccaaaatttctCTAACTTGAATTTTGGTACCATTTGGCGCATGATAATGACAGGATTCCTTTAGTATTgtgcctataaataatataatataaattaatatacttcgtcaatttattataatatttatataaaacaataatcaataattttgaaataaatatttaaatcactatTTACCTGTTTCATCTTTGCTACTTGTAAAACACGAactgcatttatattttttataatcggTACACAgccaaatatatttgtttttaccattactataaaaaatatggaGATATCCATTTTgtagtaataagttattacctTTTTGGCTTTTAATAAAAGTAAGAGTCATATTTAAGAAAGAAAATCAAAAGCAAGGTACATCAGTTGACAAGTAATACTGTTATGACAAAACTATTACACATAAACCtgctaaaatgtatataagccGATAAGCCTTCTACCATTTTTATCTTAATAGCATAATATGTAGACGTAGTCAATACCTATAGTGACGCTTTGACGGGGATCACCGGCCAGTTTTCGCAATAAGTAGACTAGCAgttataaagatataaaatgtCGATcggagataatataataataatacctatgtaatacaaCGGCTTACACGGCGATAGAACCGATAGCCGATATATTTGAcgtatatttgattatatagatataaataaattatatgaatataaactaaaaaattagtttaaaaaatattttgaccaaaAACATTTTTGCCATGAGATATTTTGCCATAAGATATTTTGACTAAGATATGTTGACCAAAGATATTATTTCGAAGATATTTTGACCGGTCACCACCTAGGTACTCattagcaaggctgggcaagttaacaaTTTTTCTTAACTTGTTACATGGGGTACTTTTAGAAATAGAGTTAGACACTGGTGCAGGAGTATCTGTTTTTACCTGAAAAGGTCTTGAGAGAAAAGTTAagcaaatatgaaataaaacctACTTTTGTTAAAACTTACTTACTACTAAAACCTACTAAAAACTTATGATGGAGCAGTAATCCAACCAATTGGTGAAGTAGAAATTTTGGCTGATTATAAGACAGTATAAAAAAAGTGGAagtttttgatagtttttagTAGTAGGTAACTAATAATAGACCATTGGTTGGTAGAGATGTTATGACAGAGTTTCTatcaagaaataatataattaataaaagcaATTACCAAAATGTACTAAATAGGTTCCttgttactaaaataattaattttaatgtcatgttgtctaattataatagtaatatttgtatgtgtatgtttggatttattaaCGATTGAGAAAttaccacaatataatattaatgtaatccgatattaaatatatttctacataCTAATTTATATCCCATTGGTATCATATAGCTTGGCCATTCTTTAATGATTTCTTGAGTAGATGTTGcctttttaattgtatttaatcgaTAGTTCACTGTTCAATGACGTTCAAGGTCTGGTAAATTGCAGTTATCATGTCTAATttggtttaaaactaaatttatatctTCTTCAGGTTctgtaataaataagtaatacattttattaaaaataagtaacattttttttaaaaaaacagtcatttattttaatgaacttaCCAAAATTATTACTATCCCATGGACTAAAAACGTTACTATTGGATGATTTGATCATTTGTCtcttattagtatttttagttATCAACCCACTTGTCTTCAATGTtcttattctattaaaatatttgcagTAAATCTTGCCTTTGGGTTGTTTCGATTGgtctttcataaaataattttcctatAAAATGGTGTAATTTATTAACCTGTAAACTAAATTGAAGCATACAAGGTTAACAAggcattatgtaaaatatttatataaacctaAAGATATGttccaattaatatataactcttttaaaaataggtatttaatatcaaacattCAAACCTTTAGTTCAGATGGAAAAATTCTTTGAATTTGGTCTGCAACATTTTCAGCAAGTGCTACGgacataactattttatttgatattagatGCTGAATAATGAGTTCAACTAGTAAAGtcctaatattatcatttaagcTGTTATGAGATCTGTAATATTCAGTTATCATAGCACCTGATGTGCATTTTAAGACGTCAAATAACACAAAGCTTGATGATAAATCTGATGGTAAGACCTCTTTTGAACACGAAGGTAGTGAAATAGAATTAGAAGCTAAGTTTATGTTTGAATCATTTTGTTTTTGCCATTTTTCCACATTATATCTCAATGTTACTTGAACGCCCAAAGGAAATTTTTCTGCTAACTTCATGATTTCTTTTCTAATCATTCTCGACAAAGTGACGACATCCACAAGTTCAGcttcatgaaaatttaaaataaattattatacaaattaataaaactaataaatatttaccaagtatgttaaatttacttaaGCATGTTTTATATAGACAACTCAATCCCCATTCATTTAATAAATGACTAATCGATTGAACATTATCATCATCTATTGGATATTTGTAACCAGGTATAGTTGGAATATCTATGTATTCAAATTCATTAGTAGACTCTAATACTTCTTTCGAAACTTCACCTAAATCTATAACTGATTCTTGAtcctatagtaaaattaatgtctatagacttatagttacacttttaattatttttaagaaaatactgACTTGCATGTTGATCAAATATCTGGTGTCGCTTTGAGATGCTGAAGTATAGTCATCATAATTTGAAACTGATTCGGACATTGAATCATCAAGATTTTCAAAAAGGTTTAGTTTTCTATTCATtcttttaagataaatatatttaggttacTAGGTATAAACttacattttatcatacatatattttatgctatttacaattaataatttaataattatttaaaagctaTTGGGCATAGGTAtataaagattaattttaaaaattgagtaaatgttatagtacctatgtatattataatattatagttgtatagaatcaaacaaaatattcttttaatctGAATAGTTTATTGCCTATGggagtattaattaaatttattggtgGTCCATTGAAGTGATTTAATTGAATGAATACtggtttcaaaataatatgttcattccTATCTACTTCATAGGCTTCAAAATGAGAATTAAAcccatttaatttgatttttttgcatACAATgattgtttgaatattattaattattattatttctgttatttcaaataaacatatttcatcCTCAAACCTAGTCAAGTAATACCCTGCTTTATAATCAGTACCTATGTATTCAATTCTCTTAAAGCATTCAAATTGATttgaggatattttatatttatgacatattatatgatcGTATTCACTTTGCATTTTGTGTTTGGGATTTAATGTCAAATTGCCTTTAATCTGTTGCATTAGTAAAAAggcaaatttaatttgaaatttctttGCAAGTGttagtgttatattttttcttgaGGTAATTGAACgagcatacattttaatttccttGTGTTTTCCCTCAAAACGGAAACACCAATAATGTCTAGGTGGTCCAGACTCTCGTATTATATTAGGGTAGTGTATCAAAAAATGATGTTTAGGCTTTAATGTATCGTTAAAGAGAATACAGTAGTTATAATTGTGATCTTTAATTAATTGTTCTAGATAATTTATAGAGCTTTCAGTAAATGTATAAGATAGTAATAAATcaactattttaattagaattaacACAAACTTCCACACTTCATCATCTTCAGGGATTAAATCTCCTATCATGATAGgaaaataatgtacaaatgtCATAACTTCACGGGcagacattttcaaatgataCTTTTGTAAATTAAGTAAAGTAATTGGGGGTGAAATATTACCAATTTCAATAGGGCCATAGTTAAAAGTAGTTTTACGGTTGTTAAACGTTTCTAAAGAAAATAACTTGGcagtttgtatataatataaaagtacatgACATATATCATAATGACATATACCTTCGAAAATATCGTGCATGATATCAACACAATAGTTAGTAACTACatgaaaattagatattttgtttaaaactgaCTCTTGATAAATTccagtatttataaaattatttgtattaatatcattataatagttatcaatTGTACGCATTAATTGCTTTTTTTCCACAAAAAGTTGTTTTGCTTCAGTTTTATTGACTTTGCAAAAACGACAATAGTAATTGGCTGAAAACGATTTACTGAATTCAAGTATTTTGTTTAAACCTAAATTATCACCTAATATAAGTCCTAGGACAAAATACACATGAAATTCcccattttttgttgttatttcaaTTCCTTCTTTTTCAaggatatttatttcatttattaaatgttttaaacatggtTCATTTCCAAATTGTTTATAATCTTTGGATTTTATCAGAGCTGCTAGGAAAATATTTGAAAGCTTAGAACTGTTTTCTACAAGTGGAAAACTGTAATATATGGCAGAAATTGATTGGGCCATTGAATGAGACCCTAAAGGGTTATTTATTTCTACATCatctatgtacaaaaaaaaaggaaaacaatTTTCCCAGCATACTGAGATGTTTTCTGTTTCCAAAGGTTTCCTTGCACAAAATGAGAGATATTGGAACtatcattttttaacaaattgagTTTATTTGtgaaactattatagttatcaccatattcaatatatttttaaattgttcatttataGGTAAAAGAACTCCTTTGGTAGTATTTTCGTCATA
This portion of the Acyrthosiphon pisum isolate AL4f chromosome A1, pea_aphid_22Mar2018_4r6ur, whole genome shotgun sequence genome encodes:
- the LOC115033602 gene encoding uncharacterized protein LOC115033602, whose amino-acid sequence is MNRKLNLFENLDDSMSESVSNYDDYTSASQSDTRYLINMQDQESVIDLGEVSKEVLESTNEFEYIDIPTIPGYKYPIDDDNVQSISHLLNEWGLSCLYKTCLTELVDVVTLSRMIRKEIMKLAEKFPLGVQVTLRYNVEKWQKQNDSNINLASNSISLPSCSKEVLPSDLSSSFVLFDVLKCTSGAMITEYYRSHNSLNDNIRTLLVELIIQHLISNKIVMSVALAENVADQIQRIFPSELKENYFMKDQSKQPKGKIYCKYFNRIRTLKTSGLITKNTNKRQMIKSSNSNVFSPWDSNNFGKFIKINDCFFKKNVTYF